In Aliivibrio wodanis, a genomic segment contains:
- a CDS encoding putative uncharacterized protein (No significant database matches), translating to MPVSIADVTNCTDMEGWNYQEKELYFGRVNIINYLASLEVDRKPSVAADFVGNFVIDTTAISDIGGFVKSKVSDIMAKSKVLTNVTKVAGAVSEAIKSSRPVEFFRSIGQAIKHKVEVTKDNLMEKLTKLIEGFCQNLITQLKKAYKDIKWVANYLTDIGLWLAASIIDDLSSLIPGLGYLQNAADLYKGVKKCVTGFSSYISMKLAGRGVTLNSGYPEVIARDLRSHMIAKGLLGLKDMAVKTGQIAMAAAGDVAAGIGSILSYVANVLGRVATLIDYIIQRVNLYKACKTAEKEQLQLLNSSSIALDAGRFNDWFIDKLALSPILGALLLQSGSIAAPGTFLALLNSRGRLVSDAEANFQKGVVYINNMKSQSVSYIKEYSAQYSLEFKPGLAWQREILKQQLNPVELPEPPKLRRQGAIRRK from the coding sequence ATGCCTGTTTCGATTGCTGATGTAACCAATTGTACCGATATGGAAGGGTGGAACTACCAAGAGAAAGAATTATATTTTGGTCGTGTAAATATCATTAATTATCTTGCTTCCCTTGAAGTAGACAGAAAACCAAGTGTTGCAGCAGATTTTGTTGGTAACTTCGTGATTGACACGACGGCTATTTCAGATATTGGAGGTTTTGTAAAAAGCAAAGTTAGCGACATCATGGCTAAGTCTAAAGTGTTGACGAATGTGACTAAAGTAGCAGGAGCTGTTAGCGAAGCGATAAAATCAAGTAGACCTGTTGAGTTTTTTAGAAGTATTGGCCAAGCTATAAAACATAAAGTTGAAGTAACAAAAGACAACCTAATGGAAAAGCTAACTAAATTAATTGAAGGCTTTTGTCAAAATCTGATTACACAATTGAAGAAAGCGTATAAAGATATTAAATGGGTTGCTAATTACCTAACTGATATAGGTTTATGGTTAGCTGCATCTATTATTGATGATTTATCATCTTTAATTCCAGGATTAGGATACCTGCAAAATGCAGCTGATTTATATAAAGGTGTTAAAAAATGTGTTACAGGTTTCAGCAGCTATATTTCAATGAAATTAGCAGGACGAGGCGTAACATTAAACTCTGGTTACCCTGAAGTTATTGCGAGAGATCTACGCTCTCATATGATAGCTAAAGGATTATTAGGGCTAAAAGACATGGCTGTAAAAACAGGTCAGATTGCGATGGCTGCAGCGGGGGATGTTGCAGCAGGGATCGGTTCTATTTTAAGTTATGTCGCGAATGTTTTAGGGCGCGTAGCAACTCTGATTGATTATATTATACAACGAGTTAACTTATATAAAGCATGTAAAACAGCAGAGAAAGAACAGCTTCAATTGCTTAATAGCTCTAGTATTGCTTTAGACGCAGGGCGATTTAACGATTGGTTTATTGATAAATTAGCACTAAGCCCTATTTTAGGGGCACTTTTATTGCAATCAGGCTCAATTGCAGCCCCAGGAACCTTCCTTGCTTTGCTTAATTCACGTGGACGCTTAGTGAGTGATGCAGAAGCTAACTTCCAAAAAGGGGTGGTTTATATTAATAATATGAAATCACAATCAGTGAGTTACATTAAAGAATACTCAGCTCAATACAGTTTAGAGTTTAAACCTGGTTTAGCATGGCAACGAGAGATCTTGAAACAACAGCTAAACCCTGTTGAGCTTCCTGAGCCTCCTAAGTTAAGAAGGCAAGGTGCAATAAGAAGAAAATAG
- the vasX-1 gene encoding putative type VI secretion protein VasX-1 — protein MREKEVPFHRPFSHCLLDDESWDLSQIGKHYANQEEMEREWTAVNECAGFYVQKTVTLDETNSVIYFEYDSAAKPLSTFGKKDAEQFVWVLPKIIKAIKYCHDKGWVHGDIKPSNILFIPAFDSIRLIDFGASYRIGTVRKTLSCWQATPSFASPSQLQGKGLVKKEDDWYALVKIIDQLIDIQIEPKIKKKANSIREMLIHWV, from the coding sequence ATGAGAGAAAAAGAGGTACCTTTTCACAGACCTTTCTCCCATTGTCTTTTAGATGATGAGAGTTGGGATCTATCTCAAATAGGTAAGCATTATGCTAATCAAGAAGAAATGGAAAGAGAGTGGACAGCTGTGAATGAGTGTGCAGGGTTTTATGTTCAAAAAACAGTCACGTTAGATGAGACAAATAGCGTTATTTATTTTGAATATGACTCAGCAGCAAAGCCATTAAGTACCTTTGGTAAGAAAGACGCAGAACAATTTGTATGGGTGCTACCAAAAATCATAAAAGCAATAAAATATTGCCATGATAAAGGATGGGTACATGGTGATATTAAGCCGTCGAATATTTTGTTTATTCCTGCTTTTGATTCCATTCGATTAATTGATTTTGGTGCAAGTTATCGCATAGGAACTGTTCGAAAAACTTTGTCATGTTGGCAAGCTACTCCATCATTTGCAAGCCCTTCTCAACTACAGGGTAAAGGGTTAGTAAAAAAAGAGGATGATTGGTACGCGTTAGTGAAAATAATTGATCAATTAATAGATATACAAATTGAACCAAAAATTAAAAAAAAAGCGAACTCTATCCGAGAGATGCTTATTCATTGGGTATAA
- the vtsI gene encoding putative type VI secretion protein, ImcF-related VtsI: protein MMKKISAVLFAILMITGTALCWVYLPDEEWEWLKLTTIALSSVVFLLLMWWWYKQYKNDQSVNEKHDQQVLLKQDTRIIQQLFKVATKKVRGTGRNKLDSLYSLPWYLVLGGEKDAKSYLLQQNGLEPVFDKLLEGGDSEQYLKFWNNDQIVVIEVGHRLFDDEGIDEKLWEVFANQLLKYRPRQGLNGAISIIGCDRLLESDRKDRQKLSSIYQEAILSMGGMLDLTLPVYSVFSKADTIADFVEFFEDFSGCDVENPFGMTFPCTESRRFDKYQFEEQSKTLIKSVAQQQFELLRNINSEKSSSVIALPYQLRIFLERVNELLTDIGHENRVREAVWIRGAYLLSSGQKGREHDLLTQVIAERTEFNSQSYREQKPSRRSYFSTRLFSNVILPEKGITGVNEWRHAGYLAVRSAMVLLIIGAIFFTGVLLKNNWNQDEQWRADAMTQLKLYSNDVKRLDNNYSTSDMIALLNELRDVSAKGVEPKAWYQQVSIKQDETADRIYEAYEEQLNLILLPKIEELISSELYVFVSLGNPSKIFEVLRYYQMLFDVQRLDINEMQAYLIDNMKDQGDVSSDDINILSLLITDLFNSNYQHRLEPNNALIAVATNNLEGLSPERLIYARIKELPEYRNQVDIRRQLGDKFDTIFEFSNDFHGYLIPEIYTKQGYSTIDLTAKSELLRRQLGEFKEIQGNMSGASVTELTDLSKQIQRLYFADYIYYWKDLVNNIRIKSFNSQVEFAYALKNAREPATSPVLDVLGALVVNTTLAVEEQPDTKGNKKIANQLGLKKVAKGLGKADKINRAVGGKLLRLQPSYVVNEAFIGYGNYVNGNGKAGAVIPLDGLIQEFDSLNTYFDVALSSSEPGKMMHEYSLAHAAGSQDAIVQFQRQGAKAPSQVALWTKELSQKAWSQVINGSVGYLNQQWNEQVYQFYGSAIEGRFPFSLNGRGEVDLNDFSQFFKPQGRVDKFIDEQLKPFVYWDNGVLKRKAIDGLTLPISNKALTQLRQSRKLTQTFFGSAGQELALRFAFRPSSMSTTVTEFQVRESESIFSYRHGPRIWTDLNWPTTGVDGYLSTNFYQGENRIATRSYTGQWALFRALFEGSSSATSDRLIRKLNYKIEDNNIVLDYTLRDTNQSLNKSLFTSFSLPRQL, encoded by the coding sequence ATGATGAAAAAAATCAGTGCGGTTTTATTTGCGATATTGATGATCACAGGTACAGCATTATGTTGGGTTTACTTACCTGACGAGGAATGGGAGTGGTTAAAACTCACCACAATAGCACTCAGCTCAGTGGTGTTTTTATTGTTAATGTGGTGGTGGTATAAGCAATATAAAAACGATCAATCAGTTAATGAAAAACACGATCAACAGGTTTTACTCAAACAAGATACACGTATTATCCAACAGTTGTTTAAAGTAGCGACAAAAAAAGTACGAGGTACAGGCCGAAATAAACTGGATAGTTTGTATAGCCTACCTTGGTACTTAGTGTTAGGTGGTGAAAAAGACGCCAAAAGTTATCTACTGCAACAAAATGGACTAGAACCTGTCTTTGATAAACTCCTTGAAGGTGGAGACTCAGAGCAATACCTTAAGTTTTGGAATAACGATCAGATAGTCGTAATTGAAGTTGGTCATCGTTTATTTGATGACGAAGGAATTGATGAGAAATTATGGGAGGTGTTCGCTAATCAGCTATTAAAATACCGCCCTCGCCAAGGTTTAAACGGGGCGATTTCTATCATTGGTTGTGATCGTTTACTTGAAAGTGATCGAAAAGACCGTCAAAAACTGAGTAGCATTTATCAAGAAGCAATTCTGTCAATGGGCGGAATGTTAGATCTAACACTCCCTGTTTATAGCGTTTTCTCAAAAGCAGATACTATTGCAGATTTTGTTGAGTTTTTTGAAGATTTTTCTGGTTGTGATGTAGAAAACCCATTTGGAATGACATTTCCATGTACTGAATCTCGTCGTTTTGATAAATATCAATTTGAAGAACAAAGTAAAACATTGATTAAATCTGTTGCTCAACAACAATTTGAGTTGCTGCGAAATATTAATAGCGAAAAATCTAGCTCAGTAATTGCTTTGCCTTATCAACTTCGTATTTTCCTTGAAAGAGTGAATGAATTATTGACTGATATTGGTCATGAAAACCGAGTTCGTGAAGCGGTATGGATACGTGGGGCTTATTTATTATCATCTGGCCAGAAAGGACGAGAGCATGACTTATTAACACAAGTAATTGCTGAGCGAACAGAATTTAATTCTCAAAGTTATCGTGAGCAAAAACCAAGTCGCCGTAGTTACTTTTCAACTCGTTTGTTTAGTAATGTTATTTTGCCAGAAAAAGGCATCACAGGTGTTAATGAATGGCGTCATGCTGGTTATCTTGCTGTGCGAAGTGCCATGGTTTTATTGATTATCGGGGCGATCTTTTTTACAGGGGTCTTATTAAAAAATAATTGGAACCAAGATGAGCAATGGCGTGCAGATGCCATGACGCAGTTAAAATTGTACAGTAATGATGTTAAACGTCTTGATAATAATTACTCAACCTCAGATATGATAGCCTTACTTAATGAGTTGCGTGATGTTTCGGCAAAAGGAGTGGAGCCTAAAGCTTGGTATCAACAAGTTAGTATTAAACAAGATGAAACTGCGGACCGAATCTATGAAGCTTATGAAGAGCAGCTTAATCTAATATTATTACCAAAAATTGAAGAATTGATCAGTTCTGAATTATACGTATTTGTTAGCTTAGGTAACCCAAGTAAAATCTTTGAGGTGTTACGCTATTACCAAATGTTGTTTGATGTACAGCGTTTAGATATTAATGAAATGCAAGCTTATCTTATTGATAATATGAAAGATCAAGGCGATGTCTCTTCAGATGATATTAATATTCTATCGTTATTAATTACAGACTTATTTAATAGTAATTACCAACATCGTTTAGAACCTAATAATGCCTTGATTGCTGTAGCCACTAATAACTTAGAAGGATTATCTCCAGAGCGTCTTATTTATGCTCGTATAAAAGAGCTACCAGAATATCGTAATCAGGTGGACATACGCCGTCAACTTGGGGACAAGTTTGATACTATTTTTGAGTTCTCAAATGACTTTCATGGTTATTTAATCCCTGAGATTTATACCAAACAAGGGTATAGCACTATTGATTTAACGGCAAAATCAGAACTACTACGTCGTCAATTGGGTGAATTTAAAGAGATCCAGGGCAATATGTCTGGTGCATCAGTGACGGAATTGACCGATCTAAGTAAGCAAATACAACGCCTATATTTTGCCGATTATATTTATTACTGGAAAGATTTAGTTAATAACATCCGAATAAAAAGCTTTAACTCTCAGGTGGAATTTGCCTACGCATTGAAAAATGCACGAGAGCCAGCAACAAGCCCTGTTCTAGATGTACTGGGAGCGCTTGTGGTTAATACTACATTAGCAGTAGAAGAGCAGCCAGATACAAAAGGTAATAAAAAAATAGCCAATCAACTTGGTTTGAAAAAAGTAGCCAAAGGGCTAGGAAAAGCCGATAAAATCAATCGAGCAGTCGGTGGGAAGTTACTACGTTTACAACCATCTTATGTTGTTAATGAAGCTTTTATTGGCTATGGAAATTATGTTAATGGTAATGGTAAAGCAGGGGCTGTTATTCCGCTTGATGGGTTGATCCAAGAGTTTGATTCGTTAAATACTTATTTTGATGTTGCGTTATCAAGTTCAGAACCTGGGAAGATGATGCATGAATACTCCTTAGCGCACGCAGCAGGAAGTCAAGATGCGATTGTTCAATTTCAGCGTCAAGGTGCCAAAGCGCCTAGCCAAGTCGCGCTCTGGACAAAAGAGTTATCACAGAAAGCGTGGAGTCAGGTTATTAATGGTAGCGTTGGTTATTTAAATCAACAATGGAATGAGCAAGTATACCAATTTTATGGCTCAGCAATTGAAGGGCGTTTCCCATTCTCCTTAAATGGTCGTGGAGAGGTTGATCTGAATGATTTTTCTCAATTTTTTAAGCCACAAGGGCGAGTTGATAAATTTATTGATGAACAGTTAAAGCCTTTTGTTTACTGGGATAATGGAGTTCTTAAGCGTAAAGCGATTGATGGTTTAACGTTACCTATTAGTAATAAAGCTCTGACTCAACTTCGTCAATCTCGTAAGTTAACTCAAACTTTCTTTGGTTCAGCAGGTCAAGAATTAGCGTTGAGATTTGCATTTCGTCCTAGCTCGATGAGTACTACGGTTACTGAGTTTCAGGTACGTGAATCAGAAAGTATCTTTAGCTATCGTCATGGGCCTAGAATATGGACAGATTTAAATTGGCCAACAACTGGGGTTGATGGTTACCTTTCAACTAATTTTTACCAAGGTGAGAATCGCATTGCTACTCGTTCATATACTGGTCAATGGGCCTTATTTAGAGCGTTGTTTGAGGGAAGTTCAAGTGCGACATCAGATCGTTTGATCCGCAAGCTTAACTATAAAATTGAAGACAATAATATAGTTCTTGATTACACCCTGCGAGATACCAATCAGAGCTTGAATAAATCACTATTTACCTCTTTTTCACTTCCAAGACAATTGTAA
- the vasF-1 gene encoding putative type VI secretion protein VasF-1: MSGLFNEEATVEVRHAKEKVSEKKKIAELKDVDLSGSERLIDSLAVYNSPLLNSATELFAILVTLPRQGEPRDINRFRQRLLDEIAVFRQRGTYLEYHPSIIEKSCFVLCAAFDEAILYTQWGESARWENHSLLSKVFSQRNGGEAFFTLLDKASQQPAKLVDFLELQYVLLMLGFKGRFRHDDESVLHEIQSNVYSIIRHYRSENVLPVPKVPELIEGKQPWLMLSMPKTLAIAFLCIMSAYGASEYWYFNRSQPILAQFNAIDMSSVGKKNSEELIYISSDADIGKTTENTELDEKKQTSKATQQWEVVLAVFTRSLDAVRLVSELQQAGYEPFTRETDHGVELYIRAGDNLSVIRKLKNELNIRFGLNATIKRAQK, encoded by the coding sequence GTGAGCGGATTATTTAATGAAGAAGCGACGGTAGAAGTTCGTCACGCTAAAGAAAAAGTATCGGAAAAGAAAAAAATTGCCGAGCTTAAGGATGTTGATCTTTCAGGATCAGAGCGATTGATAGATAGTCTGGCAGTTTATAATAGCCCGCTACTGAACTCTGCAACGGAACTGTTTGCAATCTTAGTAACCTTGCCTCGTCAAGGAGAGCCAAGGGACATAAACCGTTTTAGACAGCGTTTATTGGATGAAATTGCCGTTTTTCGCCAACGTGGTACGTATCTTGAGTATCACCCAAGTATTATAGAAAAAAGTTGTTTTGTATTATGCGCAGCCTTTGATGAGGCCATTCTTTACACCCAATGGGGTGAGAGTGCTCGTTGGGAAAATCACTCTTTATTGAGTAAAGTTTTTTCTCAACGTAATGGAGGTGAAGCTTTTTTCACTCTGTTAGATAAAGCGAGTCAGCAGCCTGCAAAACTAGTGGATTTTTTAGAGCTTCAATACGTTCTACTTATGCTGGGATTTAAAGGGCGCTTCCGACATGATGATGAGAGTGTTCTGCATGAGATCCAGTCGAATGTGTATTCCATTATTCGACATTATCGCAGTGAAAACGTATTACCTGTACCAAAAGTACCTGAACTTATTGAAGGGAAACAACCGTGGTTAATGCTGAGCATGCCCAAAACATTAGCGATTGCATTTCTATGCATTATGTCTGCTTATGGTGCATCAGAGTATTGGTATTTTAATCGCAGCCAGCCAATTCTTGCTCAATTTAATGCTATCGATATGTCTAGTGTTGGTAAGAAAAACAGCGAAGAGTTGATTTATATTAGCTCAGATGCAGATATAGGAAAAACAACTGAAAATACTGAACTTGATGAAAAAAAACAAACATCTAAAGCCACTCAGCAGTGGGAAGTTGTGCTTGCAGTGTTTACTCGTTCATTAGATGCGGTGCGATTAGTTTCAGAATTACAGCAAGCGGGATATGAACCATTCACGCGTGAAACAGATCATGGTGTCGAGCTTTATATTAGAGCCGGAGATAATTTATCGGTGATACGAAAGCTTAAAAATGAGTTGAATATTCGCTTTGGCTTGAATGCTACGATTAAGAGAGCGCAGAAATAA
- the vasE-1 gene encoding putative type VI secretion protein VasE-1, with translation MDNKKVVWSEGMFLSPQHFQQQTRYVEHLTREFTEQIAPQGNGLTLLELDRSMLNIGKVSVRRAKGIFPDGTPFEINRGLVLDIPKNMNHKKVYLALPVSRPGAVDVGVDQRLRHSSVEHPVFDTSREHSESVLLELAELNIVLKLEDEELQDYTLIAVCEVSEHKSEGAVILNQAFVPHCLHFGVSNYLKDCVADVLSQVQYRAMTISTRLQAENESKSYQAMMRDYLWLQALGAWMPKLQQWNQDSTLLTKHLYVECLSMAGQMQGLEGKMPKDSLVWDQNDLYSIFSVIFSELLVLLREVQIDNLTTLSWDTQLFVSRRLLRTLVKDRSLYNEGRFILVATSPLGASRLSEEFPKAIKLAGNSDIAGLVRNALSGVALRNLPYAPSELKSKHDAAYFEIDTKSELWQALVKKDEPIALHIDERIEDVHVEFHVIR, from the coding sequence ATGGATAATAAAAAAGTCGTTTGGAGTGAAGGGATGTTCCTTTCTCCGCAGCATTTTCAACAGCAAACACGTTATGTTGAACATTTAACTCGTGAGTTTACAGAGCAGATTGCACCTCAAGGAAATGGATTAACTTTACTTGAACTTGATCGCTCTATGCTGAACATAGGCAAAGTATCTGTTCGTCGCGCAAAGGGTATCTTTCCTGATGGAACACCATTTGAAATTAATCGTGGACTTGTTCTAGATATTCCTAAAAATATGAATCACAAAAAAGTATATCTTGCTTTACCAGTATCGAGACCAGGAGCCGTAGATGTTGGTGTTGATCAGCGTTTGCGACACTCTTCTGTAGAACATCCAGTATTTGATACTAGCCGTGAGCATAGTGAATCAGTACTGTTAGAGCTCGCCGAGCTTAATATTGTTCTTAAATTAGAAGATGAAGAGCTACAAGATTATACCTTAATAGCAGTTTGTGAAGTTAGCGAGCATAAATCAGAAGGTGCAGTAATTCTGAATCAAGCTTTTGTACCACATTGTTTGCACTTTGGTGTATCTAATTATCTTAAAGATTGTGTGGCTGATGTGCTCTCTCAAGTGCAATACCGTGCAATGACGATATCTACTCGCCTTCAAGCTGAAAATGAAAGTAAAAGTTACCAAGCCATGATGCGTGATTATTTATGGTTGCAAGCCTTAGGCGCTTGGATGCCAAAACTACAACAGTGGAATCAAGATAGTACCTTATTAACCAAGCACTTGTATGTAGAATGTTTATCAATGGCAGGACAGATGCAAGGCCTAGAAGGAAAAATGCCTAAAGATTCATTAGTATGGGATCAAAATGACTTATACAGCATTTTCTCTGTGATTTTCTCTGAGTTATTAGTGCTATTGCGTGAAGTTCAAATTGATAATTTAACGACCTTATCATGGGATACACAATTATTTGTTTCTCGACGTCTGCTTCGTACATTAGTGAAAGATCGTAGTTTATATAATGAAGGGCGCTTTATTCTTGTCGCTACTTCGCCATTGGGTGCATCACGCCTTAGCGAAGAATTTCCTAAAGCTATCAAGCTTGCAGGCAATAGTGATATTGCTGGCTTGGTTCGTAACGCATTATCAGGTGTTGCATTGCGTAATCTACCTTATGCTCCTTCTGAGCTTAAATCTAAGCATGATGCTGCGTACTTTGAGATTGATACCAAATCAGAGTTATGGCAAGCCTTGGTGAAAAAAGATGAGCCAATTGCCTTACATATCGATGAGCGTATAGAAGATGTACACGTTGAATTTCACGTGATTAGGTAG
- the vasD-1 gene encoding putative type VI secretion protein VasD-1 produces the protein MRKWLMSSLFISLLSGCSFGGAELAPQVVLNIKAASNINPNVEGKPSPLELRVYQLTDSQAFSQADFIQIYNDEQGVLKAELLLTRQLESILPGETRQEVFPLAAETKYIGVIAGFAAYREAKNKVIYKPIILGTTAINIEIDGINLSVSGEEE, from the coding sequence ATGAGAAAATGGTTAATGTCATCTCTTTTTATTTCCTTGCTGTCTGGTTGCAGTTTTGGTGGTGCAGAGCTTGCTCCTCAAGTCGTACTAAATATAAAAGCAGCTTCAAATATTAATCCAAATGTGGAAGGAAAACCTTCACCATTAGAGCTACGTGTATATCAATTAACAGATAGCCAAGCGTTTTCACAAGCAGATTTTATTCAAATTTATAATGATGAGCAGGGTGTTTTAAAAGCAGAGTTGTTACTTACTCGTCAGTTAGAAAGTATTTTACCAGGAGAGACACGCCAAGAAGTATTTCCTCTTGCAGCAGAAACTAAATATATCGGTGTTATAGCCGGATTTGCTGCCTACCGTGAAGCAAAGAATAAAGTTATCTATAAACCGATAATCTTAGGAACTACAGCCATTAATATTGAAATAGATGGAATTAATCTATCAGTATCAGGCGAAGAGGAATAA
- the vasC-1 gene encoding putative type VI secretion protein VasC-1 produces MPISIRIISSPDGESISEWNKSLPEEGGSIGRAFGASMQLSDATREVSGSHAVIKKTSRGYQVIDDSTNGLFINGSDKQLGLGNQTTLNDGDILDIGRYRLLVSCFVPEDAQAQEFSVLSESSSFGDDPFSTSEDESSFSSNSVYQEPELDFTFTDRNVIDDDPFSTADMKKVREHKEVNLSFAALDDDPFSGAEFQSNLPLQSLEEIPKRESVEAEEDKYALIAYRKSEERMQQHMDRALEMALTRLLSDISPHAMEDMFNDLSTPSFFGGKPKYWDMYKRYFTRQVENKDWQIKFHAYFHDAIRLQRNLEGDNK; encoded by the coding sequence ATGCCTATATCGATAAGAATAATTAGTTCACCAGATGGTGAAAGTATTTCAGAATGGAATAAATCACTACCTGAAGAAGGGGGAAGCATTGGGCGTGCTTTTGGTGCTTCTATGCAACTAAGTGATGCCACACGAGAGGTATCAGGCTCTCATGCAGTCATTAAAAAAACATCGCGAGGTTATCAAGTTATCGATGATAGTACTAATGGCTTATTTATCAATGGTTCAGATAAACAGCTTGGTTTAGGTAACCAAACAACATTAAATGATGGGGATATACTTGATATAGGTCGTTATCGTTTATTAGTGTCTTGTTTTGTTCCTGAAGACGCTCAAGCTCAGGAATTTTCAGTGTTATCTGAGAGTTCGTCGTTTGGAGATGACCCTTTTAGTACCTCAGAAGATGAGTCTTCATTTTCTTCAAATTCTGTCTATCAAGAGCCTGAATTAGATTTTACGTTTACCGATCGTAATGTTATTGATGATGACCCGTTTAGCACCGCTGATATGAAAAAAGTACGGGAACATAAAGAAGTAAATTTAAGTTTTGCTGCATTAGATGACGACCCATTTTCGGGGGCAGAATTTCAATCTAATTTGCCTCTTCAATCATTAGAAGAAATACCAAAACGAGAAAGTGTCGAGGCAGAAGAGGATAAGTATGCATTGATAGCTTATCGAAAAAGTGAAGAAAGAATGCAACAACATATGGATAGAGCATTAGAAATGGCATTAACCCGTTTGTTGTCAGACATATCTCCTCATGCAATGGAAGATATGTTTAATGATCTTTCTACGCCGAGCTTTTTTGGTGGTAAACCTAAATATTGGGATATGTATAAGCGTTACTTTACTAGACAAGTTGAAAATAAGGATTGGCAAATTAAATTCCATGCTTATTTTCATGATGCCATTCGTCTACAGCGTAATCTAGAAGGAGATAACAAATGA
- the vtsD gene encoding putative type VI secretion protein, periplasmic solute-binding protein VtsD — protein sequence MKSILIATVIIGATLFAQSANAYSRPERLLLATQEWFPYQYQENGEMKGSGIEKLKCIMKKMDQPYQLMMTKWDKAQLLTEVGSQHGFFLASHNSKRDEYAIYSEPVMDQHWSWFSLSDSIDINSMMFKSQVEVVALFGSNKWFWLQKNGYQVSMKPRSAKAMVQLMLKGEIGAILGNDEVIEETIKQLGISYRAISKKQMKSQPLGVYFSKTFVKKYPQFLTEFNRTIQQCKGK from the coding sequence GTGAAATCGATATTGATAGCAACTGTAATTATTGGAGCAACGCTTTTTGCTCAATCAGCTAATGCTTACAGTCGTCCTGAGCGTTTATTGCTTGCGACTCAAGAGTGGTTTCCTTATCAGTACCAAGAAAATGGTGAGATGAAAGGATCTGGTATTGAAAAGCTAAAATGCATAATGAAGAAAATGGACCAGCCCTATCAATTAATGATGACCAAATGGGATAAAGCGCAGTTGTTAACGGAAGTGGGCAGTCAGCATGGTTTTTTCTTAGCTTCTCATAACAGTAAACGAGATGAATACGCCATTTATTCAGAGCCTGTGATGGATCAACACTGGAGTTGGTTTTCGCTTTCAGACTCTATTGATATCAACAGTATGATGTTTAAAAGCCAAGTAGAAGTTGTTGCATTATTCGGTTCAAATAAATGGTTTTGGCTACAAAAAAATGGTTATCAAGTATCAATGAAGCCGCGAAGTGCAAAAGCCATGGTTCAATTAATGTTAAAAGGTGAGATCGGTGCGATTTTAGGTAATGATGAGGTAATAGAAGAAACCATTAAGCAGTTAGGGATTAGTTATCGAGCTATCTCAAAAAAACAAATGAAATCTCAACCGCTTGGTGTCTATTTTTCGAAAACATTTGTAAAAAAATACCCGCAGTTCTTAACTGAATTTAATCGTACGATACAACAATGTAAGGGTAAGTAA